From Chrysemys picta bellii isolate R12L10 chromosome 1, ASM1138683v2, whole genome shotgun sequence:
TGATGTACCCAAACTGGTGTGGTAAAGAGGAGAAAACAGCCGGCACATAGAACATCAGTATGACACAGACATGGGAGCCGCAGGTGCGGAGAGCCTTGAGTCGGGCTTCCTTGGACGGGAGCAGGAAGACGGCCCTGAGGATCAACCCATATGATACAGCAATGAGCACAATATCTAAACCAATTACTAAAAAAGCCACAGCTACACCATACCAGACATGGACTGTGATGTCATTGCAGGCCACCCGGGCTAGGATCATATGCTCACAATAGGCGTGAGGCAGGAGGTTGGTTCTGCAGAACTTCAGCTGCTTCACGAGAAAGATGAGAGGAAAAATGATACAGAAACTTCTTGTGACAACTGCCAGCCCCATCTTCCCGATCACAGACTTGGTTAGCACAGCGGTATATCTCAGGGGGTCACAGATGGCAACGTACCGATCAAACGCCATGGCCAACAGGATGGCCGACTCGGCAATAAAACTGACATGGATGAAAAACATCTGGGTCAGGCAAGCAGCAAAAGAAATTTCTCCCGCTCTAAACCAGAATACAGCCAGCATCTTGGGCACTGTAGTGGTAGATAACAGCAGATCAGCAACAGCCAGCATGGACACTAATAgatacatgggctcatggaggcttcgTTCTGTTAGTATGATGAATAGTAGGAGAGAGTTCCCAAAAAGTGATGTAACGTAAATCAGACAGAAGGGGATGGCAAGCCAGAAATGAGACTCCTCCGTACCCGGGATGCCGATCAGGATGTAACTAACAGGGTCAAAAACAGTGTGATTGTCAGCTGGCATCATGTACTATCACTTGGATCTTCTATTCATTTTCCTGTAACTCAcagcaaaagagaaaatcagTGAGAACTGTAGTGTCAGCTAGGACTGGAATGCATTTGTTGAGAGAATCATAGATATCATCAAAAACTTCATTGTGTGAAAACTGCCTGTCGTGTGTGACCTTAAATCCAGAAACACTCTCATAATGCGGAACTGTAGTAGGAAGACACCCTGAGAgataagcccttgtattagaggcctagcatgaggcctgaggcctgggctaaagtaacGGTCAAAGTCTTGTTGATATAAAGCAAAATTAGTCTGGTAGCTagagacaggccctgctcacagaatctggcaaacaCAGGACTGATATTTCAAAACCACACATTTCTACGAGGTGCTGGGCACAGAGCACTCACGCAAACACAATTTCAGAAGGGTTGTATCAGAACACCTCGATATCAGCCCATTCcctaaagataacaggaacatggTTAAACATCCTAAAGATATGGTCAGGTTGACAGTGTGATGGATAGAGGTGTACGAGGTGATGGGTGGTAACCGGCTACGTCAGAGGGTGTCAATTAACTGCGTTAGAGGGtcagtatgtaacttgtttgtattgatgtATAAAATGGAGCCTGAAAGTGAGTGTCTCTGTCTAGCCTAGGGAGGAACGGAAAGTCCCACTGTTCACTGAGCTGGTTCATTATTActggcatacatgtattagtgttCGTCTATAGTCTTCAGGATACTAGTACCATGCTtcatcgacaataaacctggctgggtgcctccgtaccttaacggatcttgtggtcattgtgTGGTTCACTCGAGGTCTGCTATGCCAACTGTCTGTTCAGAGCTGGGACaggacacagagagaacacacacacacgcagccgaaCATTTTACCACACTGGTGACCCACAATATATTacgtactgcccctctgacataaTATCTCCATTCCAGAAGAGGGAAGATGGTTTGGATGTTTCTGGCCCCAGGTGAAGCAGGGCGTGCCGTCCTGGTGTTGCTTTCCACAGCAGAATGTCTCCTCCGCACGTTTGCTACAGTCGCTCTCAGGGCTCAAGCAGTGACTGTGAAAGTGAGTTAAAGCAGCTACACGACTGGTTCTTCTGGCACTTACACTGGTTTCACACTCACTACTGCGCAGTCACTCCCAGTTAGTAATGGTGTGAGAACAGAACCTCTTTCAGTCACAATCCCCCCGCTGGATCCTACTGGCTCTGAGGCCTTGACCCAACCAACACTCAAGCACACGAGTAAATTCATTCACaagtaactcccactgatttcatgaaAATGCTCACCTGAGTAAAGTTGCAAATGttttcaggatttggtcctaaatATGTGGGACAATCTCAATTaagctctggtctacactacagacctat
This genomic window contains:
- the LOC135972336 gene encoding olfactory receptor 52B2-like encodes the protein MMPADNHTVFDPVSYILIGIPGTEESHFWLAIPFCLIYVTSLFGNSLLLFIILTERSLHEPMYLLVSMLAVADLLLSTTTVPKMLAVFWFRAGEISFAACLTQMFFIHVSFIAESAILLAMAFDRYVAICDPLRYTAVLTKSVIGKMGLAVVTRSFCIIFPLIFLVKQLKFCRTNLLPHAYCEHMILARVACNDITVHVWYGVAVAFLVIGLDIVLIAVSYGLILRAVFLLPSKEARLKALRTCGSHVCVILMFYVPAVFSSLPHQFGYIIPRYIFNLLANLYVLIPPMLNPIVYGVTTKEILNRVINVFYRCCSKSSLLS